The following are encoded together in the Candidatus Eisenbacteria bacterium genome:
- a CDS encoding PhoH family protein, which produces MNDKKKDEKDDVKETTRLVGIQDLDPLALFGKNDSNLRLVERSYPVRLTYRDGSLAVRGEPATVDEVSAILSALADLVRKGAVLEEHDVHNFIGVSDALERKESLQIYERPVLFSFDKRTLRVKTLGQARYVAALQKHDIVFAIGPAGTGKTYLAVAAAVHALKARQVERILLVRPAVEAGESLGFLPGDMKEKVDPYLRPLYDALNDLLSFEKIRRFLDLGVIEVAPLAYMRGRTLNNAFVILDEAQNTTVGQMKMFLTRLGYGSKAVITGDVTQIDLGVEHASGLVEIQSILHEVPGIEFIYLTERDVVRHHLVREIIRAFDEHEKSNENKRGNGGR; this is translated from the coding sequence ATGAACGATAAGAAGAAGGACGAGAAGGACGACGTGAAAGAGACGACGCGGTTGGTGGGAATTCAGGACCTGGACCCGCTCGCCCTCTTCGGGAAAAACGACTCGAACCTGCGCTTGGTCGAACGGAGCTATCCGGTGCGGCTCACCTACCGCGACGGCTCCCTGGCCGTGCGCGGCGAGCCCGCGACGGTCGACGAGGTCAGCGCGATTCTGAGCGCGCTCGCGGACCTGGTTCGGAAGGGCGCCGTCCTGGAGGAGCACGACGTCCACAACTTCATCGGCGTCTCCGACGCTCTCGAGCGAAAGGAGTCGCTCCAGATCTACGAGCGCCCGGTGCTCTTCTCGTTCGACAAGCGCACGCTCCGGGTGAAGACGCTGGGGCAGGCGCGTTACGTCGCGGCGTTGCAGAAGCACGACATCGTGTTCGCGATCGGGCCGGCCGGCACGGGGAAAACCTACCTCGCGGTGGCCGCCGCGGTGCACGCGCTCAAGGCGCGGCAGGTTGAGCGGATTCTCCTCGTGCGTCCCGCGGTCGAGGCGGGGGAGAGCCTTGGATTCCTTCCGGGAGACATGAAGGAGAAGGTGGATCCCTATCTTCGGCCGCTCTACGACGCCCTGAACGATCTCCTGTCCTTCGAGAAGATTCGCCGCTTCCTGGACCTCGGCGTGATCGAGGTGGCGCCGCTGGCCTACATGCGCGGCCGCACGCTCAACAATGCGTTCGTGATCCTGGACGAGGCCCAGAACACGACCGTCGGGCAGATGAAGATGTTCCTGACGCGCCTCGGCTACGGCTCGAAGGCGGTGATCACCGGGGATGTGACCCAGATCGATCTCGGCGTGGAGCACGCCTCCGGCCTCGTGGAGATCCAGTCCATTCTCCACGAGGTGCCGGGCATCGAGTTCATCTATTTGACGGAGCGCGACGTCGTCCGCCATCACCTGGTCCGCGAGATCATCCGCGCGTTCGACGAGCACGAGAAGAGCAACGAAAACAAGCGGGGGAACGGTGGGCGCTGA
- a CDS encoding LysM peptidoglycan-binding domain-containing protein produces the protein MMGCGKPVLRVADASLGDYYTEKEFKKLNDEQRREYCAELARQDSIYKAELVELRGELDGTRSRSLRLRQEGDSLFALGTAVESRMRGAPGGASPGKPGRRAPGRAGAATHVVRPGESLWRISASPQVYGSGARWPDLYEANRGRIRDPNLIYPGQELSIPR, from the coding sequence ATGATGGGGTGCGGAAAGCCCGTTCTCCGGGTGGCGGACGCTTCCCTCGGGGACTATTACACGGAGAAAGAATTCAAGAAATTGAACGACGAGCAAAGGCGTGAGTACTGCGCGGAGCTGGCGCGGCAGGACTCGATCTACAAGGCAGAGCTGGTCGAGCTTCGCGGGGAGCTGGACGGGACCCGGTCGCGCTCGCTCAGGCTGCGCCAGGAGGGAGATTCGCTGTTCGCCCTCGGCACGGCGGTCGAGTCGCGGATGCGAGGGGCGCCGGGCGGCGCATCCCCCGGAAAGCCCGGACGCAGGGCGCCGGGCCGAGCGGGCGCGGCAACCCACGTCGTCCGGCCCGGGGAGTCGCTCTGGCGGATCAGCGCATCTCCCCAAGTATACGGATCCGGCGCGCGGTGGCCCGATCTCTACGAAGCGAATCGCGGGCGGATCCGCGACCCCAACCTCATCTATCCTGGACAGGAGCTATCGATCCCACGATGA
- a CDS encoding HDIG domain-containing protein, producing MGADQLRVLEPHRREPPGFLERVRRISRRFRRTSLFAGFLLFACLLFPREPSFEVMTLREGFPAKRDLIAPFQFYLLKSREALRQEQIAAARGVAPVFSSDGSVETRAKTLLDSLRTANPDVRGASARLAERLRAMGISREAVRVLSGPDGGRIATLALRIADLAYAAGLLSERDPARAETDSPVARIDRKGVRVAAPWVLLYDLPSIRDMAWNEGQRAFPSRPEAAQALQELASAAIKPDLRYEASTTEALRAEAREAVNQYDGLVRKDEKIIGSHEIATRDHIRKLESLRAWSARVQGIVDWRGEIPGLLGRVALIAFLLFGFLGYLKLHHRPVYDDTATLLLIAILTAAVMGVGWVVVNQIRGYEMLIPVTVLSLTVAVLFGQELAFVATLVASLLVAVVYGLGLPFLTGSALAGIAAIATAAGVRRRRDFYLPMLVVAVAYAFAIGAMGLVDGARWDVLLRRAAWGVVAGFGSVLLVTLLLPLLESVFSVTTDITLLELADLNRPILRKLMLEAPGTYHHSLVVGSLAEAGAEAVGGNPLLARVSAYYHDIGKIDKAEYYVENQSSARSRHEKLSPTMSCLIIEAHVREGAEIARREKLPTAIQNAILQHHGTTLMSFFYHKAKQADPDAEERDFRYPGPKPRSKETAVLMLADAVEAAARSLTEPTPSRIRGVVTRILDARVEDGQLDESPITFEDLAKIREGFIPILTALFHARVHYPGAPASEERRRPAEERGRSGDERRVYGEKSRLKIDHS from the coding sequence GTGGGCGCTGACCAGCTCCGCGTGCTCGAGCCGCACCGGCGCGAGCCGCCGGGTTTCCTCGAACGGGTCCGCCGCATCAGCCGGCGTTTTCGGCGCACCTCGCTCTTCGCGGGCTTTCTCCTCTTCGCGTGCCTTCTTTTTCCCAGGGAGCCCTCGTTCGAGGTGATGACCCTTCGCGAGGGCTTCCCGGCGAAGCGGGATCTCATCGCGCCGTTCCAGTTCTACCTTCTCAAATCCAGGGAGGCGCTCCGCCAGGAGCAGATCGCGGCGGCCCGCGGGGTCGCTCCCGTTTTCTCCTCCGACGGGAGCGTAGAAACGCGGGCCAAGACCCTGCTCGATTCGCTTCGGACCGCGAACCCGGACGTCCGGGGAGCCTCCGCTCGCCTCGCCGAGCGGCTCCGCGCGATGGGCATTTCCCGCGAAGCGGTGCGAGTCCTCTCGGGGCCCGACGGGGGGCGGATCGCGACCCTGGCGCTCCGGATTGCCGATCTGGCCTACGCGGCGGGGCTCCTGTCCGAACGCGACCCCGCGCGCGCCGAGACCGATTCCCCGGTCGCGCGCATCGACCGGAAGGGCGTGCGCGTGGCGGCGCCGTGGGTGCTCCTCTACGACCTCCCTTCGATCCGCGACATGGCGTGGAACGAAGGCCAGCGCGCGTTCCCGAGCCGTCCCGAGGCCGCGCAGGCGCTCCAGGAGCTCGCGTCCGCGGCCATCAAGCCGGATCTCCGCTACGAGGCCTCGACCACGGAAGCGCTTCGGGCGGAGGCGCGGGAGGCGGTGAATCAGTACGACGGGCTGGTGCGCAAGGACGAGAAGATCATCGGGAGCCACGAGATCGCGACCCGCGATCACATCCGGAAGCTCGAATCGCTCCGCGCGTGGAGCGCGCGCGTCCAGGGAATCGTGGACTGGAGGGGCGAGATTCCGGGGCTCCTGGGGCGCGTGGCGCTGATCGCCTTCCTGCTCTTTGGATTCCTCGGCTACCTGAAGCTCCATCACCGACCGGTCTACGACGACACGGCGACGCTCCTTCTGATCGCGATCCTCACCGCGGCGGTGATGGGGGTCGGGTGGGTCGTCGTGAACCAGATTCGCGGGTACGAGATGCTGATCCCGGTCACCGTGCTCTCGCTCACGGTGGCGGTCCTCTTCGGGCAGGAGCTTGCCTTCGTGGCGACCCTGGTCGCCTCGCTCCTGGTCGCGGTGGTCTACGGCCTGGGCCTGCCGTTCCTCACTGGGAGCGCGCTCGCCGGGATCGCCGCGATCGCGACCGCGGCCGGCGTGCGGCGTCGCCGCGATTTCTACCTCCCGATGCTGGTGGTGGCGGTTGCCTACGCGTTCGCCATCGGCGCGATGGGGCTCGTCGACGGCGCGCGGTGGGACGTGCTCCTCCGCCGCGCGGCGTGGGGGGTGGTGGCGGGGTTCGGTTCGGTTCTCCTCGTGACGCTCCTCCTGCCGCTCCTGGAATCCGTCTTCTCGGTCACGACCGACATCACGCTGCTCGAGCTGGCGGACCTGAACCGTCCCATCTTGAGAAAGCTCATGCTCGAGGCGCCCGGCACCTACCACCACAGCCTGGTCGTGGGAAGCTTGGCGGAGGCGGGCGCGGAGGCCGTGGGCGGGAACCCGCTCTTGGCGCGCGTGTCGGCCTACTATCACGACATCGGCAAGATCGACAAGGCCGAGTACTACGTGGAGAACCAATCGAGCGCGCGGAGCCGGCACGAGAAGCTCTCCCCCACGATGAGCTGCCTCATCATCGAGGCGCACGTGCGCGAGGGAGCCGAGATCGCCCGTCGGGAGAAGCTTCCGACGGCGATCCAGAACGCAATCCTGCAACATCACGGCACGACGCTGATGAGCTTCTTCTACCACAAGGCCAAGCAAGCCGACCCCGACGCGGAGGAGCGGGATTTCCGCTATCCTGGCCCCAAGCCGCGCTCGAAGGAGACGGCGGTGCTCATGCTCGCGGACGCGGTGGAAGCAGCGGCCCGTTCCCTGACCGAGCCGACGCCGAGCCGCATCCGGGGCGTGGTGACTCGTATTCTCGACGCCCGCGTGGAGGACGGCCAGCTCGATGAAAGCCCGATCACGTTCGAGGACCTCGCGAAGATCCGCGAGGGCTTCATCCCGATCCTCACCGCGCTCTTCCACGCGCGGGTCCACTACCCCGGCGCGCCCGCGTCCGAGGAGCGGCGGCGTCCCGCCGAGGAGCGGGGACGTTCCGGCGACGAGCGTCGCGTCTACGGAGAAAAATCACGGCTTAAGATCGACCACTCTTAG
- a CDS encoding histidine--tRNA ligase — protein sequence MKFQVPRGTRDILPGEIERWHWLEERTRAAMALYGYREVRTPLFEATELFVRSVGESTDIVRKELYTFQDRKGRSLTLRPEGTAPLVRAYLENPALRAESPARLYYMGPMFRYERPQAGRYRQFWQIGAELLGSARPEADAEMIDLFRAIMGDVGLKKATVLLNSLGDSVCRPRYREAIRQYFKKHADRLCGDCKERLDTNPLRILDCKVPSCAPVIAGAPSVLDSLCAECAEHFEAVKRALTGLGIPYEVEPRLVRGLDYYTRTVFEIHAAGLGAQNAVGGGGRYDQLVKDFGGPDTPAIGFSIGMERLLLAAGEGAAPPSQSPDVCVIALEPGAQVEAQALARSLRGQLEEPETRKGLRVVVDVTGRSANSQMKWASKTGARWAVFVPKGADGYAVRNMAAGRDEGTQRTVEDLRRWLLGRQDLVESPR from the coding sequence ATGAAGTTTCAGGTGCCGCGGGGCACCCGCGATATCCTGCCAGGGGAGATCGAGCGCTGGCACTGGCTCGAGGAGCGCACGCGCGCGGCCATGGCGCTCTACGGCTACCGCGAGGTCCGCACACCGCTCTTCGAGGCGACCGAGCTCTTCGTCCGGAGCGTCGGTGAATCCACCGATATCGTGCGGAAGGAGCTCTACACCTTCCAGGACCGCAAGGGCCGCTCCCTCACGCTGAGACCGGAAGGCACCGCCCCGCTCGTGCGCGCCTACCTCGAAAACCCGGCGCTCCGCGCCGAATCTCCGGCGAGGCTCTACTACATGGGCCCGATGTTCCGGTACGAGCGACCCCAGGCGGGCCGCTACCGCCAGTTCTGGCAGATCGGCGCCGAGCTCCTGGGCTCGGCGCGGCCGGAAGCGGACGCCGAGATGATCGATCTCTTCCGGGCGATCATGGGGGACGTGGGGCTCAAGAAGGCCACGGTGCTCCTGAACTCGCTCGGCGATTCGGTCTGCCGGCCGCGATACCGCGAGGCGATCCGCCAGTATTTCAAGAAGCACGCCGATCGTCTGTGCGGCGACTGCAAGGAGCGGCTCGACACGAATCCTCTGCGCATCCTGGACTGCAAGGTGCCCTCCTGCGCGCCCGTCATCGCGGGCGCGCCGAGCGTGCTCGATTCGCTTTGCGCGGAGTGCGCGGAGCACTTCGAAGCGGTGAAGCGCGCGCTCACGGGGCTCGGCATTCCCTACGAGGTCGAGCCGCGGCTCGTACGCGGGCTGGACTACTACACGCGGACGGTGTTCGAGATCCACGCGGCGGGCCTGGGCGCACAAAACGCGGTCGGTGGCGGCGGCCGCTATGACCAGCTCGTGAAGGATTTCGGCGGACCCGACACGCCCGCGATCGGATTCTCGATCGGGATGGAGCGGCTCCTCCTCGCGGCCGGGGAAGGGGCTGCGCCTCCGTCGCAGAGCCCGGATGTCTGCGTGATCGCGCTCGAGCCCGGAGCCCAGGTCGAGGCCCAGGCGCTCGCGCGATCGCTCCGCGGGCAGCTCGAGGAGCCGGAAACCCGGAAGGGGCTCCGCGTGGTGGTGGACGTCACGGGGCGGAGCGCCAACTCGCAGATGAAATGGGCCTCGAAGACCGGCGCGCGCTGGGCGGTGTTCGTGCCGAAAGGGGCGGACGGATACGCGGTGAGGAACATGGCGGCGGGCAGGGACGAGGGGACACAGCGCACGGTCGAGGATCTCCGACGCTGGCTCCTCGGGCGGCAGGACCTCGTGGAGTCCCCTCGATGA
- the aspS gene encoding aspartate--tRNA ligase — protein MIEPLRGRKRTHRCGDLRPEHAGQRVRLMGWADRVRDHGGVLFLDLRDRYGVTQVVFRPEKLEPPMLEKARAIGSEFVVLVEGRAERRPPGSENLDLATGAMEVEADQVAILNVSRTPPFPLDETATASEDLRLRYRYLDLRRESLKGNMVFRHNMVRSVREYLSDQGFLEIETPLLVKPTPEGARDYVVPARLHPGKFYALPQSPQLYKQILMVAGFDRYFQIARCLRDEDLRADRQPEFTQIDLEMSFVTEEDVFEVVEGTLRSIFTRDLGRELPTPFPRMTYEEAMSRFGSDKPDLRIPFEIQDITEIAGTSAFEVFRSAKEGAPKTATLALVPPGRGSASRREIDGYEAVAKQAGASGLAWARVKGASLDGGVAKHFGGALASKLVEAVGGKDGDLILIASGRRPLVQRVLGLLRTQIGNAAYKLDSQDFRFVWVHRFPLFEWDENRSSWGPAHHIFTMPLEEDLAYLGSDPGRVRAQLYDLAANGNELASGSVRIHRKDIQETVMRVIGMKSEEAHLKFGFLLEAFEYGAPPHGGIALGLDRLVILFHGGDSIRDAIAFPKTASATSLMDGAPAPIDPAELRELKIRIES, from the coding sequence ATGATCGAGCCTCTGCGCGGGAGGAAGCGGACGCATCGCTGCGGCGATCTGCGCCCCGAGCATGCCGGCCAGCGCGTGCGGCTCATGGGGTGGGCCGATCGCGTGCGCGATCACGGCGGCGTCCTCTTCCTCGACCTGAGGGACCGCTACGGCGTCACGCAGGTGGTGTTCCGTCCCGAGAAGCTCGAGCCGCCGATGCTCGAGAAGGCGCGGGCCATCGGGAGCGAGTTCGTCGTCCTCGTCGAGGGAAGGGCCGAGCGGCGTCCCCCCGGGAGCGAGAACCTGGACCTTGCGACCGGCGCGATGGAGGTCGAGGCGGACCAGGTCGCGATCCTGAACGTGAGCCGCACGCCGCCCTTTCCGCTCGACGAAACGGCGACGGCGTCGGAGGACTTGAGGCTTCGGTACCGCTACCTCGATCTGCGGCGGGAGTCGCTCAAGGGCAACATGGTCTTCCGGCACAACATGGTGCGGAGCGTCCGGGAGTACCTCTCGGACCAGGGTTTTCTGGAAATCGAGACGCCGCTCCTCGTGAAACCGACGCCGGAGGGAGCGCGCGACTACGTCGTTCCGGCGCGGCTCCACCCGGGCAAGTTTTACGCGCTCCCTCAATCGCCCCAGCTCTACAAGCAGATCCTCATGGTGGCCGGCTTCGACCGCTACTTCCAGATCGCGCGCTGCCTCCGCGACGAAGACCTTCGCGCCGATCGCCAGCCCGAGTTTACCCAGATCGATCTCGAGATGAGCTTCGTGACGGAGGAGGACGTGTTCGAGGTCGTGGAGGGCACGCTGCGCTCCATTTTCACCCGCGATCTCGGCCGCGAGCTTCCGACTCCCTTCCCCCGGATGACCTACGAGGAAGCCATGTCGCGGTTCGGGAGCGACAAGCCGGATCTCCGCATTCCGTTTGAGATCCAGGACATCACCGAGATCGCGGGAACGAGCGCCTTCGAGGTTTTCCGCTCCGCGAAGGAGGGCGCGCCGAAAACCGCGACCCTCGCGCTCGTGCCGCCGGGACGGGGGAGCGCGTCCCGGCGCGAGATCGACGGCTACGAGGCGGTCGCGAAGCAGGCGGGCGCCTCGGGGCTCGCCTGGGCGCGCGTCAAAGGCGCCTCGCTCGACGGGGGGGTCGCGAAGCATTTCGGGGGGGCGCTCGCCTCGAAGCTCGTCGAAGCGGTCGGAGGCAAAGACGGCGATCTCATTCTCATCGCGTCGGGCCGGCGTCCGCTCGTGCAGCGCGTCCTGGGGCTCCTCCGCACGCAGATCGGAAACGCCGCGTACAAGCTCGACAGCCAGGATTTCCGGTTCGTGTGGGTGCACCGGTTCCCGCTGTTCGAATGGGACGAAAACCGGTCCTCGTGGGGACCCGCGCACCACATCTTCACCATGCCGCTGGAGGAGGACCTGGCCTATCTCGGATCCGATCCCGGGCGCGTGCGCGCACAGCTCTACGATCTGGCCGCGAACGGAAACGAGCTCGCGAGCGGGAGCGTGCGGATTCATCGCAAGGACATCCAGGAGACGGTCATGCGGGTGATCGGCATGAAATCCGAGGAGGCGCACCTCAAGTTCGGCTTCCTGCTCGAGGCGTTCGAGTACGGCGCCCCGCCCCACGGTGGAATCGCGCTCGGGCTGGACCGGCTCGTCATCCTGTTCCACGGCGGAGATTCCATCCGTGACGCGATCGCGTTCCCGAAAACCGCGAGCGCCACCTCGCTCATGGACGGCGCGCCGGCCCCGATCGACCCCGCGGAGCTCCGCGAGCTGAAAATCCGCATCGAATCCTGA
- the ybeY gene encoding rRNA maturation RNase YbeY has protein sequence MKARSRSRTSRRSARASSRSSPRSSTRGSTTPARPRPRSGGVPPRSGDVPATSVASTEKNHGLRSTTLRALLRRALRILGFPRASVSLVLTGDDRIRALNRDFLETDRPTDVLSFPLADPGDLEDRDRPLFLGEIYISVDTARAQARAARRPYRREVAHLAIHGLLHLLGYDHAGAAARRRMTAVESRLLREAGPML, from the coding sequence ATGAAAGCCCGATCACGTTCGAGGACCTCGCGAAGATCCGCGAGGGCTTCATCCCGATCCTCACCGCGCTCTTCCACGCGCGGGTCCACTACCCCGGCGCGCCCGCGTCCGAGGAGCGGCGGCGTCCCGCCGAGGAGCGGGGACGTTCCGGCGACGAGCGTCGCGTCTACGGAGAAAAATCACGGCTTAAGATCGACCACTCTTAGAGCGCTCCTCCGGCGCGCGCTCCGGATCCTGGGTTTTCCGCGTGCCTCGGTCTCGCTGGTTCTGACCGGCGACGACCGGATTCGAGCCTTGAACCGCGACTTCCTCGAAACCGACCGTCCCACCGACGTCCTTTCCTTTCCGCTCGCCGATCCCGGCGACCTCGAAGATCGCGATCGCCCCCTCTTCCTGGGCGAGATCTACATCTCGGTCGACACCGCCCGCGCGCAGGCGAGGGCCGCCCGGAGACCCTATAGGCGGGAGGTCGCGCACCTCGCGATTCATGGGCTCCTTCACCTCCTCGGGTACGATCACGCTGGCGCCGCGGCGCGTCGCCGCATGACCGCGGTCGAGTCGCGCCTCTTGCGCGAGGCCGGACCGATGCTATGA